Proteins from a genomic interval of Garra rufa unplaced genomic scaffold, GarRuf1.0 hap1_unplaced_004, whole genome shotgun sequence:
- the LOC141312729 gene encoding von Willebrand factor A domain-containing protein 5A-like, with protein sequence MEICGLVSRKNYPVPLKSISVEIRVQDHVATVSSTLQYVNEEERPLEALFVFPLPADAAVCHFSAKIGEQEIVAEVQDRESARDQYDDAVSSGQQAFLLEESAESPDVFKLSVGCLSAGQNAAVTIIYVTELAVQDDHSLRFCLPAVLNPRYTPAGTTAAASGSDAGIVSEISSGCGAVPYTLTLSVHVSSPKPISKLESNCTLDPLVFVNSDHTQATVNLSPGHMFDKDVELFVFYQDTHQPSAIVEAGLTTAPSGSLMRDPVVMISLYPEFPEKVMKSLGNQGEFVFVIDRSGSMGSMMHHERGAQKRIDSAKDTLLLLLKSLPMGCYFNIYGFGSRFESIFPQSVEYNQDTMDQALKRVKEMQADMGGTEILQPLKHIYSQPCHPDQPRQLFIFTDGEVFNTKAVLDLVKSHTHSHRCFSFGIGEGASAALITGMAREGSGYAQFITDTDRMQPKVMQSLRFALQPAVVNISVDWSLPDGVTVDTLSPPITVLFQGQRTLIYAQLKGESSGGSEGTVTVRYSFKDHPVTNQLHFCLKPTLETGLSIHRLAVRTLIRSLEQEERSGAADVEGIRSRMVELSVQAGVSSVHTAFIAVNKDNRQTVKGPLLQRRVQTRDSSLPVAVQSAHPGLLGIIRQGMNLRHFSDDAKSAQPPAFRRSNSLSDSSVKDDYEEEWDSEEDKEGERTVMKTVAAPVPQKDLLLQLVSLQKASGCWDLDATLADVFGKTEDELTNQKPAQVDGSVWATLLALIWLYGCKIEQQVEWQFVAMKAESWIGSQKGEISIPDHIHSVSVYLTHTLMI encoded by the exons TTCCTCTGAAGAGCATCTCAGTGGAGATTCGGGTTCAGGATCATGTAGCCACAGTGTCCTCCACTCTGCAGTATGTGAATGAGGAAGAGCGCCCCCTGGAGGCCTTGTTCGTCTTCCCTCTGCCTGCTGATGCTGCTGTCTGCCACTTCAGTGCCAAGATCGGAGAGCAGGAGATTGTGGCAGAGGTGCAGGACAGAGAAAGC GCGAGGGATCAGTATGATGACGCTGTGAGTTCAGGTCAGCAGGCGTTTCTGTTGGAAGAGAGCGCAGAGAGTCCTGATGTGTTCAAACTGAGTGTCGGGTGTCTGTCGGCGGGTCAGAACGCTGCTGTCACCATCATCTACGTCACTGAGCTCGCTGTGCAGGACGACCACTCGCTGCGCTTCTGTCTGCCGGCTGTACTCAACCCCCGATACACACCAGCAGGTACTACAGCAGCTGCTTCAGGTTCAGATGCTGGTATAGTCTCAGAGATTTCATCAGGATGTGGAGCTGTTCCCTACACGCTGACTCTCAGTGTCCATGTGAGCTCTCCAAAGCCCATCTCCAAACTCGAGTCCAACTGCACTCTGGATCCTCTAGTGTTCGTCAACTCTGATCACACTCAGGCTACG gtGAATCTGAGTCCTGGTCACATGTTTGATAAGGACGTTGAGCTGTTTGTGTTCTATCAGGATACCCATCAGCCCTCTGCTATAGTGGAGGCAGGACTGACCACTGCCCCATCAG gCTCTCTAATGAGGGACCCAGTGGTCATGATAAGTTTGTACCCAGAGTTCCCAGAGAAAGTGATGAAATCACTGGGAAATCAAGGCGAGTTTGTATTTGTGATTGACAGATCAGGCAGTATGGGCAGCATGATGCATCATGAGAGAGGAGCACAGAAACGGATAGACAGTGCTAAG GACACTCTGCTGTTACTGTTGAAGAGTCTGCCCATGGGATGCTACTTCAATATCTATGGATTTGGCTCTCGTTTTGAGTCCATCTTCCC TCAGAGTGTTGAGTACAATCAGGACACAATGGATCAGGCTCTGAAGAGAGTGAAGGAAATGCAAGCAGACATGGGCGGCACAGAGATTTTACAGCCTCTAAAACACATCTACAGTCAGCCCTGTCACCCTGATCAGCCCAGACAG CTGTTCATCTTCACTGATGGAGAGGTGTTTAACACTAAAGCGGTTCTGGATCTGGTGAAAAGTCACACTCACTCTCACAG GTGTTTCTCATTCGGGATTGGTGAGGGTGCAAGTGCCGCTCTCATCACAGGAATGGCCAGGGAGGGATCTGGTTACGCTCAGTTCATCACAGACACCGACCGCATGCAGCCCAAA GTGATGCAGTCGCTCAGGTTTGCACTGCAGCCCGCTGTGGTTAATATCTCTGTGGATTGGAGCCTTCCAGATGGAGTTACTGTTGACACACTGTCTCCACCCATCACTGTGCTCTTCCAGGGTCAAAGGACACTCATTTATGCCCAACTTAAAGGAGAG AGTTCAGGAGGCTCTGAGGGAACAGTGACTGTCAGATACAGTTTTAAAGATCATCCAGTAACAAACCAGCTCCACTTCTGCCTCAAACCAACTTTGGAAACAGG GTTGTCCATTCACCGGCTGGCAGTTCGGACCTTGATCCGTTCTCTAGAGCAGGAGGAGAGGTCAGGTGCTGCAGATGTTGAGGGCATCAGGAGCAGGATGGTGGAGCTCAGTGTTCAGGCAGGAGTGAGCAGTGTTCATACAGCCTTCATTGCTGTGAATAAAGACAACAGACAGACTGTGAAAGGACCCCTGCTGCAGAGAAGAGTGCAGACACGTG ATAGCTCTCTGCCTGTAGCCGTTCAGTCAGCACACCCAGGGCTCTTAGGAATCATCAGGCAAG ggATGAACCTGCGGCATTTCAGTGATG ATGCTAAATCCGCTCAGCCACCGGCCTTCAGAAGATCTAATTCATTGTCAG ACTCAAGTGTGAAAGATGATTATGAAGAAGAGTGGGACAGTGAAGAAGACAAAGAAGGAGAAAGAACAGTCATGAAAACAGTGG CTGCTCCTGTCCCCCAGAAGGACCTGTTACTCCAGCTGGTCTCTCTCCAAAAGGCGTCAGGCTGCTGGGATCTGGATGCCACACTGGCTGATGTGTTTGGGAAGACGGAGGAtgagctgaccaatcagaaaccAGCACAG GTGGATGGGTCAGTATGGGCCACTCTCCTGGCTCTGATCTGGTTATACGGCTGTAAAATAGAGCAGCAGGTGGAGTGGCAGTTTGTGGCAATGAAGGCAGAGTCATGGATCGGCTCTCAGAAAGGTGAGATCTCCATTCCAGACCACATTCATTCAGTCAGCGTTTATCTGACGCACACACTGAtgatttga